Proteins from one Podospora pseudoanserina strain CBS 124.78 chromosome 1, whole genome shotgun sequence genomic window:
- a CDS encoding hypothetical protein (COG:O; EggNog:ENOG503P6Q6; MEROPS:MER0011032), translating into MGSVGTGTRNKVSGGEEEETINVLITGFAPFRTDFPINPSWEIAKSLPEYLPPPPTPFRGIPGHVPPPGTATGTIPPNPTNPPIPLPKVRLLVHPSPIHVGYRAVRNLVPSLWHLDSPSTPKIDLAVHIGMAGPRGFYSIERRAHKSNYTMGDVDNNLLSDLDDESAPHPWQDLPEELLSDLDMEDVLQRWRDHSPPYSDLRISEDAGHYLCDFIYYSSLAHLVKNNPHERKRVVFLHVPSEASPAWVKVGRELCLSLVRGMVESEVVRRERGLKVEDHQEEVGEL; encoded by the exons ATGGGGTCTGTTGGAACAGGTACGCGAAATAAGGTCtctggaggggaggaggaggagacgatcAATGTCTTGATCACCGGCTTTGCT ccCTTCCGCACCGActtccccatcaacccctcctggGAAATCGCCAAATCCCTCCCCGAGtacctcccacccccaccaacccccttcaGAGGCATCCCGGGCCACGTCCCTCCCCCCGGCACCGCCACAGGAACcatccccccaaatcccaccaaccccccaatccccctccccaaagtCCGCCTCCTggtccacccctcccccatccacgTAGGCTACCGCGCAGTCCGCAAcctcgtcccctccctctggcACCTCgactctccctccacccccaaaatcgACCTAGCAGTCCACATCGGCATGGCCGGCCCAAGAGGCTTCTACTCCATCGAGCGCCGGGCCCACAAATCAAACTACACCATGGGCGACGTagacaacaacctcctctccgacctcgacgacgaaTCCGCCCCCCACCCATGGCAAGACCTCCCGGAAGAGCTCCTCTCCGACCTCGACATGGAAGACGTCTTGCAAAGATGGAGAGACCACTCCCCGCCCTACTCCGACTTGAGAATATCCGAAGATGCCGGGCACTACCTCTGCGATTTCATCTACTACAGCAGTCTGGCGCATCTGGTCAAGAATAACCCTCACGAAAGGAAGAGGGTCGTCTTCTTGCATGTGCCTAGCGAGGCTAGCCCCGCGTGGGTCAAGGTCGGGAGGGAGTTGTGTCTCAgtttggtgagggggatggtggagagtgaGGTTGTtaggagggaaagggggttgaaggtggaggaCCACCAGGAAGAAGTGGGGGAGCTgtaa
- a CDS encoding hypothetical protein (CAZy:GT17; EggNog:ENOG503NUGT; COG:G) has protein sequence MGSETPVNHEKPRCPYIAGFKLAVQPYTPLPPFGGQAYRGVSGPKAFECHADIQKHSQTRFCIKGLEPDGLPGSSSSPELSSSGPYLVIDSVIRGGDGVGPQIVACHWDNDLNTICYVAKIYDPLYYNYWSTDIGLLTDVVWSAARDHSVEAAAYEDLQAYETRHEKESIRGCHLEYFGSFSFKIKLVVDGVTYTRTVPLILMEFLNGLTTMEELIDSKQVPASDDARVYSYVCAVKSYLKLKTAGVSQDDFSPRNILLVGNMESPLLRAVIFDFNTARVFSRTSPPRPPPNIDGITFAADPGSQRDFQDWLPEWFYTDRDKRETAFHLSPPYQPLKMKVPVAHGATSTGHAHYQRMLRQHFLSCFQPKQQPRVSKRLLGGLRGFPRLKPTPTMLVTSDDGKEPRSRMALRRPRLWRIIKIAFFLTTLHFLYRAFTSYYITNDTICRPHGWKPFSRLSRSAPPRKVYDLTMINTELDWLEIRLNSTWNEVDYFVVVESPRTFTNLPKPLHLKTALANPSSSMARYKSKIIYHEITYPEDFAPKSTWNIEDFQRNAMLTQVFPSLSGPFFPNLHDVLVIADIDEIARPSTLSVLRQCSFPRRLTLSSRFYYYSFQYLHVGEEWPHPQATYYLGANTLLPNDLRVGDGPWWRKYWEMGRLKNAAWHCSSCFETMGEMLTKMKSFSHAGMNQDVFRDRQRMVERVRMGKDLWDRVGEEYERVEGNEDLPELLRREKERFGYMLDRDGEGAGFRDWGKGDFFEGWGRY, from the exons ATGGGCTCGGAAACTCCAGTCAACCATGAGAAGCCACGTTGTCCTTATATCGCCGGCTTCAAACTCGCAGTTCAGCCGTacactcctctccctccattCGGCGGCCAGGCTTATAGGGGGGTTTCTGGTCCCAAGGCCTTTGAATGCCATGCCGATATTCAAAAGCACTCGCAAACTCGATTTTGCATCAAAGGTCTCGAGCCCGATGGACTGCCAggttcctcatcctcccctgaGCTTTCGAGTTCAGGACCATATTTGGTCATCGATTCGGTGATCcgcggcggcgatggcgttGGGCCTCAAATTGTAGCATGCCACTGGGACAACGACCTCAACACCATATGCTACGTCGCCAAAATCTACGACCCCTTATACTACAACTACTGGAGTACAGATATTGGCCTGCTCACAGACGTTGTCTGGTCTGCAGCACGCGACCACAGcgttgaggctgctgcttATGAGGACCTCCAGGCATACGAGACACGCCATGAGAAAGAAAGCATCAGAGGATGTCACTTAGAATACTTTGGGTCCTTCTCTTTCAAGATCAAGctcgttgttgatggtgtcaCCTACACCAGGACTGTACCATTGATTCTCATGGAGTTTCTCAATGGGTTAACAACCATGGAGGAGTTGATTGACAGCAAGCAGGTGCCCGCCTCAGACGACGCCCGCGTTTACTCGTATGTGTGCGCTGTAAAGTCATACCTGAAGCTCAAGACAGCAGGGGTATCACAAGACGACTTTTCACCACGCAACATTCTGTTGGTTGGGAACATGGAAAGCCCGTTACTACGAGCTGTGATATTCGACTTTAACACCGCAAGAGTATTCTCACGAACGAGCCCACCAAGGCCACCGCCCAATATTGATGGGATTACCTTTGCTGCAGACCCAGGCTCACAAAGAGACTTTCAGGACTGGCTTCCAGAATGGTTTTATACCGACAGAGACAAACGTGAAA CTGCATTCCATTTGAGCCCTCCGTACCAGCCGCTAAAAATGAAGGTTCCTGTGGCACATGGTGCCACAAGCACTGGCCACGCACATTATCAAAGAATGCTGCGCCAACATTTCTTATCGTGTTTCCAGCCAAAGCAACAGCCAAGAGTCAGCAAGAGACTGCTGGGAGGATTACGTGGATTTCCCAGACTGAAGCCTACTCCGACCATGCTCGTGACTTCCGACGACGGAAAAGAGCCACGAAGCAGGATGGCGCTTCGAAGGCCACGTCTATGGCGCATCATCAAAATCGCCTTCTTCCTGACGACCCTCCACTTCCTCTACCGAGCCTTCACCTCCTACTACATTACGAACGATACAATATGCCGCCCCCACGGCTGGAAACCCTTTTCCCGATTATCCCGCTCGGCCCCTCCCCGAAAAGTTTACGATTTGACCATGATCAACACCGAGCTCGACTGGCTGGAGATAAGACTAAACAGCACATGGAACGAGGTCGACTATtttgtcgtcgtcgagtcACCCCGAACCTTTACTAACCTGCCCAagcccctccacctcaaaaccgccctcgccaacccctccagctcgaTGGCGAGGTACAAGTCCAAGATTATCTACCATGAAATAACCTACCCGGAGGACTTTGCCCCAAAATCAACCTGGAACATTGAAGACTTTCAACGGAACGCCATGTTGACGCAagtcttcccctccctctccggcCCTTTTTTTCCCAATCTTCACGACGTCCTAGTCATTGCAGATATTGACGAAATCGCCCGCCCGTCCACCCTCTCCGTGCTTCGGCAGTGCTCCTTCCCCCGCCGGTTGACCCTCTCCTCGAGGTTTTACTACTACAGCTTCCAATACCTCCACGTGGGCGAGGAATGGCCCCACCCCCAGGCAACGTACTACCTAGGAGCCAACACGCTCCTACCAAATGATCTaagggtgggggatgggCCGTGGTGGCGGAAATACTGGGAGATGGGTAGGCTCAAGAACGCGGCCTGGCATTGTAGCAGTTGTTTTGAGACTATGGGAGAGATGTtgacgaagatgaagagtTTTTCGCATGCGGGGATGAATCAGGATGTTTTTAGGGATAGGcagaggatggtggagcgggtgaggatgggaaaAGATTTGTGGGAtagggtgggggaggagtatgaacgggtggaggggaatgagGACTTGCCTGAGTTGTTGAGAcgggaaaaggagaggtTTGGGTATATGCTTGAtcgggatggggagggggctgggtTTAGGGATTGGGGGAAGGGTGATTTCtttgaggggtgggggagatattag
- the RIB5 gene encoding Riboflavin synthase alpha chain (COG:H; EggNog:ENOG503NZII): protein MFTGIVEEIGEVTTLNTASPDGGTTLTITLPPTSTLLSDCHLGDSIAINGVCLTVTTFLPQSFTVGIAPETLRLTNLGSLTPSSRVNLERAVRADTRMGGHFVQGHVDTTATILSKIPDGNAITFRFAPKNKDVLRYVVYKGFIALDGASLTVTKVNDEEGWWEVMLIAYTQEKIVTAAKGVGETVNVEVDMTAKYVEKSIQGYLAGMMEDGQGFPWLQKMVEKIVAQGFS from the exons atgttCACCGGCATCGTAGAAGAAATCGGCG AAGTaaccaccctcaacaccgcCTCCCCAGACGGCGGCACAACACtaaccatcaccctcccccccacctccaccctcctaTCCGACTGCCACCTAGGCGACTCCATCGCCATAAACGGCGTCTGCCTAACAGTAacaaccttcctcccccaatcTTTCACAGTCGGCATAGCCCCCGAAACCCTCcgcctcaccaacctcggctccctcaccccctcctcccgcgtCAACCTAGAGCGCGCAGTGCGCGCAGACACCCGCATGGGAGGGCACTTTGTCCAAGGCCACgtcgacaccaccgccaccatcctctccaagatCCCCGATGGCAACGCCATCACTTTCCGTTTTGCCCCCAAAAATAAAGATGTTTTGAGATATGTGGTTTATAAAGGGTTTATCGCCTTAGATGGGGCGAGTTTGACCGTTACCAAGGTcaatgacgaggagggcTGGTGGGAGGTCATGTTGATTGCTTATACGCAGGAGAAGATCGTGACGGCGGCGAAGGGCGTGGGCGAGACAGTGAATGTCGAGGTGGACATGACGGCAAAGTATGTCGAGAAGAGCATCCAGGGGTATTTGGCTGGTATGATGGAGGATGGGCAGGGGTTTCCTTGGTTGCAGAAGATGGTTGAGAAGATTGTTGCTCAGGGGTTTTCTTAG
- the MUS81 gene encoding Crossover junction endonuclease mus81 (COG:L; EggNog:ENOG503NUQ5) yields the protein MSESTCANPLWLGWVKKWWDTAKERNSKGVITYKHAYDSLKRCPMKLQHPSQCQQLKGFSPKLCERLAQQLRKHCEKNGHGMPMVPKRKRVVHLPGEDQDNGATPAPALRRAAPARQARTYVPQYRSGAFALMLVLAGQDRNAAMPGMSKEELMAAAQPYSDSSFTVPSDPLKLYTAWASMKALESEELVVKRGRPVTRWALSDEGWEVAARVREVVAARGDVPKTEDSGGSAIGSRNDRVGSASGSALLGENLGRGINTGVRSNFSAGNDGDEFLNQLSGTNSFLGATDSTVSSRPAQSATYRSQAANPVILLDDDEEDQKDVATEVQSSVKREMDNKYKDVVAAGEAMADDASLPSFKPIRMAPGTFTIELVMDNREIRAKTDRDYLQEELTKKGIRPISRAMELGDVLWVAKCKQPGWLSRMGAEGDEVVLDWIVERKRLDDLIGSIKDGRFHEQQFRLRRSGIKNVIYLVEEISMDQSRLQRNEEMVQSAIASIQVVDGYFLKKTQKIGDTIRYLVSMTQMLQNMHEGKPLHVIPTNVLTANNYLPLMKDLRGKQPEIGHYISYPAFSSLCSKSGMMTLRDLFLKMLMVTRGVTGEKAMEIQKVWKTPREFIEAYEQCGLGPEGRRKKIDMVASRLDHLVGRKRFSKQISQKLAEVWGDA from the coding sequence ATGTCGGAGTCTACATGTGCCAACCCCCTCTGGCTTGGCTGGGTGAAAAAATGGTGGGATACGGCCAAAGAGAGAAACTCGAAGGGTGTGATTACCTACAAGCACGCATACGACTCGCTCAAAAGATGCCCAATGAAGCTCCAGCACCCTTCTCAGTGTCAACAGCTGAAGGGCTTCAGTCCCAAGCTCTGCGAGCGTCTCGCCCAGCAGCTCCGGAAGCATTGCGAGAAGAATGGGCACGGTATGCCAATGGTTCCTAAGCGGAAGCGGGTAGTTCACCTGCCGGGAGAAGACCAAGATAATGGTGCcacaccggcaccggcattAAGGAGGGCTGCACCTGCAAGACAAGCAAGGACTTATGTCCCTCAGTATCGCTCGGGAGCTTTTGCGCTGATGCTCGTGTTGGCGGGGCAAGATAGAAATGCGGCAATGCCGGGCATGTCCAAAGAGGAGCTTATGGCCGCCGCTCAACCCTATAGCGATTCCTCGTTCACGGTCCCGTCCGATCCCCTCAAGCTCTACACAGCATGGGCTTCGATGAAGGCCCTGGAGTCAGAAGAGCTTGTGGTCAAGCGTGGTCGGCCTGTGACGCGGTGGGCGCTCTCAgatgagggatgggaggttgcTGCACGAGTCCGAGAAGTAGTTGCTGCTCGGGGTGATGTCCCCAAGACCGAAGACTCGGGTGGTAGTGCTATTGGTTCCCGGAACGATAGGGTCGGCAGCGCGTCTGGCTCGGCTTTACTTGGAGAGAATCTTGGTAGAGGGATCAACACCGGCGTTCGAAGCAATTTCTCGGCTGGAAACGACGGAGATGAGTTTTTGAACCAGCTTAGCGGCACAAACAGCTTTTTAGGAGCCACTGACTCGACGGTTTCCAGCAGGCCAGCTCAGTCAGCAACGTATCGTTCACAGGCCGCCAACCCCGTTATCCTtttggacgacgacgaggaagaccaGAAGGACGTGGCTACTGAGGTCCAAAGCTCTGTGAAAAGAGAAATGGACAACAAATACAAGGACGTAGTCGCTGCGGGGGAAGCAATGGCGGACGATGCCAGCCTCCCCTCATTCAAACCCATCCGGATGGCGCCCGGAACCTTTACCATCGAGTTAGTCATGGATAACCGCGAGATTCGAGCAAAGACTGACCGGGATTACCTTCAAGAGGAACTCACCAAAAAAGGAATTCGACCCATTTCCCGCGCCATGGAACTAGGAGACGTCCTCTGGGTCGCCAAATGCAAGCAGCCCGGATGGCTTTCACGCATGGGGgctgaaggagatgaggTGGTCTTGGATTGGATTGTGGAACGGAAACGTCTTGATGATCTTATTGGGAGCATCAAGGATGGTCGCTTTCATGAACAGCAATTCCGCCTGAGGCGCTCAGGAATCAAGAATGTCATCTACCTTGTCGAAGAGATCTCCATGGACCAGAGCCGGCTGCAGAGAAATGAAGAGATGGTTCAGTCGGCTATTGCGTCTATTcaggtggttgatggctaCTTTTTGAAGAAGACGCAAAAGATTGGCGACACGATCCGGTATTTGGTTTCGATGACACAGATGCTGCAGAACATGCATGAGGGGAAGCCGTTGCATGTCATTCCGACTAATGTTCTTACTGCCAATAATTACCTGCCGCTGATGAAGGATCTGCGGGGAAAGCAGCCAGAGATTGGTCACTATATCAGCTACCCGGCGTTTTCTTCGCTTTGTTCCAAAtcggggatgatgacgcTGAGGGATTTGTTTTTGAAAATGTTGATGGTTACGAGGGGTGTCACGGGTGAGAAAGCGATGGAGATACAAAAGGTGTGGAAGACGCCGCGGGAGTTTATTGAGGCTTATGAACAGTGCGGTCTTGGGCCGGAGggcaggaggaagaagattgacATGGTTGCTTCGCGGTTAGATCACCtggttgggaggaagagattCAGCAAACAGATCAGCCAGAAGCTTGCTGAAGTTTGGGGAGATGCTTGA
- the PCM1 gene encoding Phosphoacetylglucosamine Mutase (COG:G; EggNog:ENOG503NV1D; BUSCO:EOG092621YU), protein MSHNEQIIAGSAKHPIVPQHYRYGTAGFRMKADLLEGVTYRVGLLAALRSRKLNSQAIGVMITASHNPAIDNGVKIVDPMGDMLEQEWERYATALVNAPSDKDLAKIYNALATDLKIDLEAPAKVIYGRDTRPSGHTLVTALADALDATNTEHVDYKILTTPQLHYLVRATNSEGTPASYGEVSEVGYYKKLAEAFVRTMKGKRIPQVLQVDCANGVGGPKLKEFLKHIPQDKVPFAVQVVNDDVLRPEVLNLDSGADYVKTKQRAPPIPKPQPGLRCCSLDGDADRLIYYWHDPETNVFVMLDGDRISSLAASFIGDLVESAGLRDELRIGVVQTAYANGASTHYITQHLKLPVICTPTGVKHLHHVAQGFDVGVYFEANGHGTVLFSLDAINAFKKTTPQSPAQKEALDTLAALTDLINQTVGDAISDMLLVEVILAHKNWNLRDWALTYQDLPNRLVRVEVANKDVFRTTDAERRLSHPEGCQAEIDQEVKKFKDARSFARASGTENAMRVYAEAATRSEANELAERVAGIVSRWGV, encoded by the exons ATGAGCCACAACGAGCAGATCATCGCCGGCTCGGCGAAGCACCCAATTGTGCCCCAGCACTACAGGTATGGCACCGCTGGCTTCCGCATGAAGGCCGACCTCCTCGAGGGCGTGACCTATCGTGTCGGCCTGCTCGCTGCCCTCCGCAGCCGCAAGCTCAACTCCCAAGCCATCGGTGTCATGATCACAGCAAGccacaaccccgccatcgacAACGGCGTCAAGATCGTGGACCCCATGGGCGACATGCTTGAGCAGGAGTGGGAGAGATATGCCACAGCTCTCGTCAACGCCCCGAGCGACAAAGACCTGGCCAAGATCTACAATGCTCTGGCCACCGATCTCAAGATCGATCTCGAGGCCCCCGCCAAGGTCATCTACGGCCGTGATACCCGACCTTCAGGCCACACCTTGgtcaccgccctcgccgatGCCCTCGACGCAACCAATACCGAGCATGTCGACTACAAgatcctcaccaccccccaactccattACCTTGTGCGCGCCACCAATAGCGAAGGCACACCCGCCTCCTATGGCGAGGTCAGCGAAGTCGGATACTACAAGAAGCTCGCCGAGGCCTTTGTTCGGACCATGAAGGGCAAGAGAATCCCTCAAGTCCTCCAAGTAGACTGCGCCAACGGCGTCGGCGGTCCCAAGCTCAAGGAATTCCTCAAGCACATCCCTCAAGACAAGGTCCCCTTCGCAGTCCAGGTTGTAAACGACGATGTCCTCCGCCCGGAGGTCCTAAACCTTGAT TCCGGCGCCGACTACGTCAAAACAAAGCAACGTGCTCCCCCCATTCCTAAACCCCAACCCGGCCTGAGATGCTGCTCGCTCGACGGCGACGCCGACCGCCTAATCTACTACTGGCACGATCCAGAGACCAACGTCTTCGTTATGCTCGACGGCGACCGCATCTCTTCGTTGGCGGCCTCCTTCATCGGCGACCTTGTTGAGTCTGCCGGTCTCCGAGACGAACTCCGCATCGGCGTAGTCCAAACCGCCTACGCCAACGGCGCAAGCACGCATTACATCACCCAACACCTGAAGCTCCCCGTCATCTGCACCCCCACGGGAGTAaagcacctccaccacgtAGCCCAGGGCTTTGACGTGGGAGTCTACTTTGAGGCCAACGGCCACGGCACcgtcctcttctccctcgacGCCATCAACGCCTTCAAGAagaccaccccccaatcccccgcCCAGAAGGAAGCCTTGGACACCTTGGCTGCCTTGACGGATCTGATCAACCAGACCGTCGGCGACGCTATTTCGGATATGCTTCTTGTGGAAGTTATTCTGGCGCACAAGAACTGGAACCTGAGGGACTGGGCTTTGACATACCAGGATCTGCCGAACAGACTTGTCAGAGTGGAGGTGGCGAACAAGGATGTTTTTAGGACGACGGATGCAGAGAGGAGGCTTTCTCATCCGGAGGGGTGCCAGGCCGAGATTGAccaggaggtgaagaagtttAAGGATGCGAGGTCGTTTGCCAGGGCTAGCGGGACGGAGAATGCGATGAGGGTTTATGCCGAGGCGGCGACGAGGTCGGAGGCGAATGAGCTTGCGGAGAGGGTGGCTGGGATTGTGAGTCGGTGGGGTGTTTAG
- the HMT1 gene encoding Nuclear SAM-dependent mono-and asymmetric methyltransferase (EggNog:ENOG503NV5S; COG:K; COG:O; COG:T) translates to MVNDAMDIETAEKNLKQLDHAEQHYFNSYNHHGIHEEMLKDEVRTRSYMNAIVQNKHIFKDKVVLDVGCGTGILSMFAAKAGAKHVIGVDMSTIIFKAREIVEVNGLSDKITLIQGKMEEITLPFPQVDIIISEWMGYFLLYESMLDTVLYARDKYLVKDGLIFPDKASIYVAGIEDGDYKDEKIGFWDNVYGFNYSPLKETALSEPLVDTVEMKAVVTDPSLVLTLDLYKCTVEDLAFSCPFDLVARRDDFIHALVAWFDIDFTACHKTVRFSTGPHTKYTHWKQTVFYLKDMLTVQQGEKIECSLHNRPNEKNRRDLDIKIEYRLETEDPTRKAEGTCLYKMC, encoded by the exons ATGGTCAACGACGCTATGGATATCGAGACTGCTGAGAAGAACCTCAAGCAGCTCGACCACGCCGAGCAGCACTACTTCAACAG CTATAACCATCATG GCATCCACGAGGAGATgttg AAAGATGAGGTCCGCACAAGATCATACATGAACGCCATCGTTCAAAACAAGCACATCTTCAAGGACAAGGTCGTTCTCGATGTCGGCTGCGGCACCGGTATTCTTTCGAT GTTTGCTGCCAAGGCTGGCGCGAAGCATGTCATTGGTGTTGACAtgtccaccatcatcttcaaggCCCGCGAGATCGTCGAGGTCAACGGGCTGTCCGACAAGATCACCCTCATCCAGggcaagatggaggagattacccttcccttcccccagGTGGACATTATCATCTCAGAGTGGATGGGCTACTTCCTGCTGTACGAGTCCATGTTGGACACTGTGTTGTATGCCCGTGACAAGTACCTTGTCAAGGACGGTCTCATCTTCCCTGACAAGGCGAGCATCTATGTTGCTGGTATTGAGGACGGCGATTACAAGGACGAGAAAATCGGAT TTTGGGATAACGTCTATGGTTTCAACTACTCGCCTCTCAAGGAGACCGCTTTGTCTGAGCCTCTTGTCGATACTGTCGAGATGAAGGCCGTCGTTACCGACCCATCTCTCGTTCTCACCCTCGACCTTTACAAGTGCACGGTCGAGGATTTGGCTTTCAGCTGCCCATTCGACCTCGTCGCCAGACGGGATGACTTCATCCACGCTCTTGTCGCCTGGTTCGACATTGACTTTACCGCCTGCCACAAGACAGTCCGCTTCTCCACTGGGCCACACACTAAGTACACTCACTGGAAGCAGACCGTCTTCTACCTCAAGGATATGCTTACTGTCCAGCAAGGAGAGAAGATTGAGTGCTCTCTCCACAACCGCCCCAACGAGAAGAACCGTCGCGATCTCGACATCAAGATCGAGTACCGTCTCGAGACCGAGGACCCCACCCGCAAGGCTGAGGGAACCTGCCTGTACAAGATGTGCTAG
- a CDS encoding hypothetical protein (COG:D; EggNog:ENOG503NZFS) produces MSNLFSGINARLRGASSKPSPNSKSPISPTSEDGKLNSPGGLSQRSLSSSNLSSPSSKLPPVPASPLPPTANMTGSTDDELAAYHLPKPLPLWLNPAYAKQIVKGNFMTLSRRPKAVEQGEWVACQVVEHYRNLWNFVSIVYQKEENGQSICNPTTCPRMSAGGNHSYTWLNNRFEPIELPAYEYITLMQRWISGKVDDEKVFPTNPAGVSFSQHQQLTPSAIATDGFDEYIGKRSGFPKEFSTICKTIFTQMFRVYAHLYWAHFVEPFYHLNLEKQLNSCFSHFVLAGMEMAMLTPQELEPMQPLLDLWAANGTFPPDSKAYESANLKAGNRLLQLAGMA; encoded by the exons ATGTCGAACCTGTTTTCCGGAAT AAATGCCCGGCTGAGGGGAGCTTCCAGCAAACCTAGCCCCAACAGCAAGAGTCCGATATCTCCAACATCGGAGGACGGCAAACTGAACTCTCCTGGGGGCCTCTCTCAGAGGAGTCTTTCGTCAAGCAAcctttcttctccctcttccaaacTCCCACCTGTCCCTGCATCTCCGTTACCACCAACCGCCAACATGACCGGTTCCACAGACGATGAACTGGCCGCCTACCACCTCCCGAAGCCGCTCCCGCTTTGGCTCAACCCAGCCTACGCCAAGCAGATCGTGAAAGGCAACTTTATGACCCTCAGTCGTCGACCTAAGGCGGTCGAGCAGGGTGAATGGGTTGCCTGTCAAG TCGTGGAGCACTATCGTAACCTCTGGAACTTTGTCAGCATTGTGTAccagaaggaggagaatggCCAGAGCATCTGCAACCCGACCACATGCCCTCGCATGTCAGCTGGAGG TAACCACTCCTACACATGGCTCAACAACCGTTTTGAGCCCATTGAGCTTCCTGCCTACGAGTACATAACGCTTATGCAACGCTGGATCTCTGGCAAGGTCGACGACGAGAAGGtcttccccaccaaccctgcTGGTGTCTCGTTctctcagcaccagcagctcaCACCTTCGGCCATCGCCACCGACGGATTTGACGAGTACATTGGAAAGCGTAGTGGGTTTCCCAAGGAGTTCTCGACTATCTGCAAGACCATCTTCACCCAGATGTTCCGCGTGTACGCCCATCTCTACTGGGCCCACTTTGTGGAGCCCTTCTACCACCTGAATCTTGAGAAGCAGCTCAACAGTTGCTTCAGTCACTTTGTGTTGGctgggatggagatggccaTGCTCACGCCGCAGGAGCTGGAGCCGATGCAGCCTCTGCTTGACTTGTGGGCTGCCAACGGAACCTTCCCTCCGGACTCCAAGGCCTATGAGAGTGCTAACCTCAAGGCCGGTAATCGGCTGCTGCAGCTGGCGGGCATGGCTTGA